TATCAAAGTAAGAAGCACGACATGTTACTTCCAATATTCATAAACTAAACCAACAAAACAAACAATTAATGAACGAAAACAACACAAAAAGTATCTGGAAAGTCATCGGCGCATCCTCTATGGGCACACTTATCGAATGGTATGACTTTTTTATCTTTGGGAGCCTATCGATCGTAATTTCTACCAAATTCTTCCCCGCAGAAAATCCAACAGCTGCTTTCCTTTCCACATTAGCCACATTTGCGGCTGGATTTGTCGTTCGCCCATTTGGTGCCCTATTTTTTGGCCGACTCGGTGATATCATCGGTCGAAAATATACGTTTATGGTTACCTTAATGCTTATGGGCGGAGCAACATTTCTTATAGGCTGCATTCCAAGCTATGAAAGCATCGGATTTTGGGCTCCCCTGCTCGTTTTGATCCTTCGCCTGTTACAAGGTCTTGCCCTCGGTGGAGAATATGGCGGTGCAGCCACCTACGTGGCCGAGCATGCGCCTATTGGGCAGCGAGGATACTGGACCTCCTGGATACAGACAACAGCGACATTTGGCCTCTTTATATCACTAGTCGTCATCCTACTCACCAAAAGCCTGCTCACCGAATCACAATTTGACATCTGGGGATGGCGGGTTCCTTTCTTACTCTCCTTAGTTATGGTATATGTCTCCTACCTCATTCGTAAAAAAATGAAGGAGTCACCCGAATTTAGCAAAGCTAAAGCAGAAGGTAAAACAAGTACAAATCCTTTAAAAGAAAGTTTCGGCAACCGATACAACCTCAAATTTGTGCTGCTCGCACTATTTGGTGCCGCCATGGGACAAGGTGTTGTTTGGTACACCGGACAGTTCTATTCCATGAGTTTCATGAAAACAGTGATGCACCTCCAATCGGATCAGGCAGATACCATTCTTGGGATAGCCCTACTTTTAGGGACACCATTTTTTGTCGTGTTTGGATGGCTCAGTGACAAAATTGGACGAAAGTGGATTATGCTCGGCGGTATGCTACTCGCGGTATTGACCTATCGCCCAATTTATGAATCGATGTACCAACTTTCCAATGCAGCGCACAAAGTCAAACTGAATGAAACAGTCGAAAGTCCGACGGTTAAAGAAAAAACAGAAATAAAATCAGTTGTCAAAACACAATATGACGACGGAACCGAAATCACTCGTACTAAAACAATACACCAATCGGGCAAACTAAAAGGCCAGCAAACAGTCACAACAACTGTTCATATTGCCAACTGGAACTACATATGCCTCATTCTCCTCATCTTTATTCAGGTGATTTATATTACCATGGTATACGGTCCCATTGCAGCCTTTCTCGTCGAACTGTTCCCGGTAAAGATCCGCTACACGTCCATGTCTTTGCCTTACCATGTTGGAAACGGAATATTCGGTGGACTCCTACCCGCCGTATCCACTTACCTAACGACCAATGCCGAAGTAGCTCAGACACCACAATTTTATCTTGCGGGCCTATGGTATCCGATTATTATCGCAATTGTATGTTTTATCATCGGCAGTATTTATATCAATAACAAATCAACGCCCACTAATCATGAATAATATCAAAAAATTACTTGGCATACTCTGGATTACTTTAGCGCTTTTCACCGCTTATTTTTTCCGTTTTTGAACTGGCATTGCCAAAAATCTCCACCGGCCACCAGGAAGATGTAGTATTTGGAATCATTATCCTATTTATCTTAACACCGATTATCTCCATTGGACTTGGCCTATTTGGGTATTATTCGCTATTGGGAGAATATGATCAAAACAAAATGTAAGTGTTTTTCACCACTTCAAAATAAATTATCAGCATGATAATCAATCGCATAAGATAAAATAGCATTTTTTCTTTCCTAAAACTGTTTTTTTTTCTACTTTTGTGACGGGTAAGTCTTCTACGACCAGCTCCCATTGACTCCCCCAGGTTGGGAACAAAGCAAGGGTATTTGGTTGAGCGGTGCGATAGAAGTAGCTTACCCTTTTTTTGTGCCCTAATTTTTGGCTGACCTGCCACTTCAAAATTAATTTCAATCTAATAATCAGCTCAATGTCTTATATAGCCCAATGGTGGCCCATAGTCCCATTATGAATAGAAGGCCTGTTAGACAAGGCGTTTTCATCGCGTGGCCTACACATTCAACATAATTATAATTGTATATAAACTCAAATTTATATAAGTTTGTAATCGAATAAGAACTATCGTATGAGTTGGTTTAAAAGAGAAAAAGCTGGTATTAGCACAGCTACCGCTAATAAAAAAGAAGCACCTGATGGCATGTGGAACAAATGTCCCACTTGCAAAAAGCCATTATTGCATCTTGAACAAGTAGAAAATGACTATGTTTGTCAATATTGTGGCCACCATTTAAGAATTGGCTCCAAAGAATATTTTTCAATTTTATTTGACAATAACGAATTTACCGAACTATTTCCCAATCTCAGTTCGGGTGACCCATTAGAATTCTTCGATTCAAAGCCATATCCCGATCGTTTAAAAGAAAGCCAAGCCAAAACAGGCCTTAAAGATGCCTTACGTTCTGGACATGGAAAAATGAATGGCCAAGATATTGTTATCGCCTGTATGGACTTTAGTTTTATCGGCGGATCAATGGGGTCAGTGGTCGGTGAGAAAATAGCACGCTCGATAGATTACTGTATTGCGCATAAAATTCCATTTATGCTAATCTCAAAATCAGGCGGTGCACGCATGATGGAAGCTGCATTTTCATTGATGCAAATGGCTAAAACTTCGGCTAAATTAGCCCTATTGGCCAAAGCAGGCCTTCCGTATATCTGTTTGCTGACAGACCCAACAACGGGGGGAGTTACAGCATCTTATGCCATGTTGGGTGATGTAAATATTGCAGAGCCAGGTGCGTTAATCGGGTTTGCTGGCCCACGTGTCATTAAAGAAACAATAAAAAAGGATCTACCAAAAGGGTTCCAGACTTCAGAATTTGTTCTTGAACATGGATTTTTAGATTTCATTGTCGACCGCAGACAGTTGAAAAACAAGGTAGCTACTTATCTAAAATTAGTCGGATAATTAATCTTCCAAAGGATAAAACAGAAAGCGGTACCAAAAATAGTTTTGGTACCGCTTTTCTCTTTTTAAACACCATCAAATAGTCCTATTCAAAGATATCGCCAAAATGACCATAGCCTTCTCCTGTCTAAATAGTCCGGTACACCTTCCTTATCATACGCTTCCCGCTCAAAAGATATACGTCGATATGCGCGATCAAAATCTTTCAATTGAATAAAGCGAAAGACAAATTCAATAAGATACCATACATAAAAGAAGAGAATGCCCAATTCAAGCGCTTGGCGCAAATGTATACGTTCATGACGGATCAGGTTCTCGTTGCATTTGAAAGAAGTACTTTTTAGAAAAATAAAAGGATAAATAGTAATTGCATTCGCTCTTCCAAAAGAAAATAAATTTGTCCAAAATTTGCTCACTATAACCATACATAATACTTTAACCCTTTTCACATGAATCAAACTTATAAAAATTTACGCTTACCCACAATAATTAGCGATTACATCTAGATTAAATTACGCTGTTTGCTTTCAGTCGCTCACTACATAAGATGATCGCAAAAATTTCTTTTTGAATAGGAATTTTTATTAAGTTTGCTATAGATTAATTGTGAAGATATGCCGTACAAAGAGCGTGAAATAAATAAATTGTATTATACAATGGGAGAAGTGACAGAGATGTTCGAAGTAAACGCCTCCCAAATACGTTTTTATGAGCGTGAGTTTGATATTTTACAACCTAAAAAGAATAAAAAAGGTAATCGCCTGTTTACGCAGGAAGATATTGCCAATTTAAAAATCATTTTCAATCTGGTTAAAAACAAAGGCTACACGCTTCAGGGAGCACGCGATTATCTGCGAGACAACAAATCAGAAGCAAAAGAAAATCAACGCGTTATCGATTCACTAGAGCGTCTAAAGAGCTTTCTTGTTGAAGTTCGTGATTCCTTATAACCCCCTATTTATTGCAGCAATCCTTTCGTTGAACAGAGGCCCCAAAAGCATATTGAGCAACACCAGCTAATGACACAAAGACTATGCAAACAGCATCTATTTTTCAAAACGTAACATACCAAGATAAACAGCCCAAAATGGATCTTCTGCTGGAAACAAATGGCAGCAAAGAATATCGTCTCGCTTTTGCCAAAGGACAATACATGAAAGAGCATAAAACTGCGGCATCAATCGTTGTTGAAATTGTCGAAGGCAATATAGACTTCGGTGTTAACGGAAGTAAAATAAGTCTGACGAAAGGCATGTTAGTTGCATTAGAACCCAATACACCGCATGATCTGTTTGCCATCACTCAAAGTATTGTTAGGCTATCCATCCTAAAAAAAGAGGCATAAAAAGCTGCTCTGATCTAACGCCCATTCAGCTCAATAACCTCAAGATTTTCAATTTTATCCGCATTGATGTCAAATCGCATCAATGTCCGCACTTTATGCCAGCCGTGCTTTCCTGCCGCCCCAGGATTGAGGTGAAGGCATTGTATTTTGGGATCAAACATCACCTTTAAAATGTGTGAGTGTCCTGTAATAAATAATTTCGGAGGATTTTTCATTAATTCCCCCTTAACACGCGCAGCATATTTCCCTGGATAGCCACCAATATGCGTCATAAAAACGTCTACTTCCTCACAGCTAAATCTCAAATCTTCGGGAAATTGCAAACGAATATCCTGACCATCAATATTTCCATAAACACCGCGTAACGGCTTAAACGCCGCCAACCGGTCTGCAACAACACCTTCACCGAAATCTCCAACATGCCAGATCTCATCGCAGGCGGCAAAATGAGTAAATACCGCTTCGTCCAGAAAAGAATGTGTATCCGAAAGTAATCCGATTTTTGTCATAACCTAAAAAGCTAAAAAATAAGGTGCCAATACGTGGCGATAAGCTGCTGAATAAATACCTTTCTCTGCGTATATAACAAACTCACGTACAGCAACCGATTCGACAGGCTTCCGTTCAAATGTTATGATCTTGCGGATGACCGATCCACCTTCAAAGGAACTTATCTGAACTTCAGCACAACAATAAAGAGCTCGCTCTGTTGAAATCTTCATCAGTATATCTGCCAAAGCTGTAGGAACGATCAGAATTAATTTCCCCTGATTCGATAGGCGCAAAGAAGCGAAATCTAATAATTCAGCAAAAAACTCCACGTCAGCATGCCGCGCGAGCTTCTTTCGATTGTCAGGATTATGGAGGGAGTCCGTATAAAATGGTGGATTTGAAACAATCAAATCATAAGGCGCTGCCATTTCCATACACTGAAAGGCACAGGCGTGAAGCATAAGCCGATCACAGAAAACGGAATGACGAAAGTTTTTATCTGCCATCGCAGCAGCTAAAGAGTCCAGCTCTACAGCCTCTACCCAACTGTTCACAAACCGTTGAGCCAACATCAATGCAATGACTCCGGTTCCTGTACCGATATCGAGAATTCGTCCTGCAGTCTCCACTTCCAACAATGAAGCCAATAATACGCCGTCTGTGTTAATCTTCATTGCACAATCAGACTGATCAACCTCAAATTCTTTAAACCGAAATATCGACGCCATAGACCAAAGATAAAACTTTTAAAGCCGTTGACGCAAACAAACGAATATATCCTGCGATTTATTTACTAATTTAGTCTGCAATAAATCTAGATAAACCATGAGTATCCGCCAGCTTGCTTTTTTCATATTGATCATCAGTAGCATCCTTTTCATCACAAGATTGCATGCACAGGAAAATTGTGAACGATATACGGTTGAGACCCTTCCTTTGTTGACAAAAGCCTTAAACAACAATGAGTTCGAAAAAATTGCCCCCTTACTGAATACTATACAAGCAAGCTGCGGCATCAACGAATATATACAAAGACTACGGATCCTAATACTCATTATTGAAAAGAAAAATAGCACGAAAGCGATCGACCTATACTGGAACAATCAATTTGATAAGAGCCTGCTCCAAAGACTAGATGCAGCAGATCAAGACGATTTTACAACGCAGTATGAGCAAAATAAAGCAAAATTCCATTTCTATCCACTACGCCATCCACTAGATAACCTTATCAAATTAAGAGCGAAAGCCCTGCTTGCATCTGATAATTACACGTTAAGCAGCCAGGAAACAAATATCCTTCATCTCTTTGCGGATACACAAGAGCCTGAAGAAATCCCAGACCAACAAGCCAATACACAAAGTGATGAACAACAATTTCCAACCCCTAAAGTATATAGAAACCGGCATAAAGCCAAACTAGGCTACGTCCCTTCCATAGGCGCGATGAGTCCGCTAGGAGGAAGCAACAAAGTGTTCGGTACAAACCTAACGCTCGGATTTATGTTGATGAGTTCACTGGAAAGGAAATTGATCTTCGAAGGAGGTCTAAAGGTACGCATCAACGCAAACGATCGCAATATCGACTATAACTATGATGGATCAGAAGTATCAGTCAATTCATCAGCGACCGCTTTTATAGGAGGTGCTGTGGGCTATAAAGTTTTTGACAACGACAAATTCATCCTGATTCCAAAAGCCATTCTCGGTATTGACATCACAGATACCGGCATCACAGAGAATACGTATTCTTCAGGTTATTATGATCCGGATGGTTATTATTATGACGGTGGATATACAGAAAATATGGTTACCATCAACAATATTCACCTCGGGCTTGGTCTTTCCTCACTATTCCGCATGAAAAACCAAAAATACATCGGCTTCGAACTAGGCTATCATTACGCACCATATGACGCAAGCAGCAAAGTACTGAGCCCCATCCAAGCGAACTACGGAAGCTTAGCACTATGCTTTCGATTTTAAAAATATCGGTAATCCAAAATGAATAGGTCAGTTTATGCCTTTAAACCCAAAATAGCGCACTACTGCGCTATTCCAATCGAAAAATAAGTCCTATTTCAAGGATTAATGCTTTAGCAACCGCTGAATTTCATCCAGTTTCATCAATGCTTCGACGGGAGTCAGCGAATTAACATCCAAATTATTCAACATATCCCTAATCTTGTTTAGGACAGGATCATCAATCGAAAACATCTGTAGCTGATACGCCTGTTTCTGGATCTTACGCATACTATCCTTAATCTGCTCTCCACCGGTACGCTCCTGCTCCAACCTTTTTAAAATCTGATTAGCGCGATTGAGCAATTTTTGGGGCATCCCTGCCAGCTTGGCTACATGTATACCAAAACTATGTTCCGAACCTCCCGGAACAAGTTTCCGCAAGAAAATAACTTTATTATTGACCTCCTTTACCGTCACGTTATAGTTCTTGATACGATCCAAAGAAGTTGTCAGTTCATTCAATTCATGGTAATGGGTCGCAAATAGTGTTTTTGCTTTGGCAGCCGGGTGATTATGCAAAAATTCTGCAATGGCCCAAGCAATAGAAATCCCGTCATATGTACTTGTACCACGGCCAATTTCGTCCAAGAGAATAAGACTGCGGTCTGACAGATTGTTCATAATGCTCGCGGTTTCATTCATCTCGACCATGAAAGTAGATTCTCCAGAAGAAAGATTATCCGATGCCCCGACACGAGTAAAAATTTTGTCAACCAAGCCAATTTTAGCCTCTTTTGCCGGAACAAAACAGCCTATTTGTGCCATGAGTACAATTAATCCAGTCTGACGAAGCAGTGCTGATTTACCCGCCATATTAGGCCCCGTAATGATAATAATCTGTTGTGTCTTTGGATCTAAAAACGTATCATTCGTGATATAATCCTCGCCCACCGGTAGATTTTTTTCGATGACAGGGTGTCTTCCACCTTTTATATCTAAAATCTTGCTCTCACTGACTTCTGGTTTCACATAATAATTCTTCTCCGCCACAACAGCAAAGTTGAGGAGTACATCCAGCTTAGCGATCAACTGTGCATCCAGCTGAATAGGTTTAATGTATTCGGCGATCGAAATCAACAGCTCAGCATACAACCTACTCTCTAAAGCCTGAATCTTTTCTTCGGCTCCAAGAATCTGTTCTTCATATTCTTTAAGTTCCTCCGTAATATAACGCTCGGCATTCACCAAGGTCTGCTTACGTATCCAAGTAGTTGGAACTTTGTCTTTATGTGTATTAGTAACCTCCAGGTAGTAGCCGAATACATTGTTAAACGCAATTTTTAAGGAAGGAATACCCGTGATCTCTGCTTCCCTTTTTTGGATTTCCAGCAAATAATCCTTCCCTCCAAAGGCAATTTTACGTAGCCGATCCAGTTCCGCATCAACCCCATCCGCAATTACATTCCCTTTATTGATGATAACAGGTGGTTCTGCCTGAACCTGCAGCTCAATTCGTTCTCGGATAGCAGTACAGGCATCCAATTGTTCCGAAATCGTACGCAGTGCATTGGCATCTTTGCGATCTGTAAGTTCTTTCAACTTCTCTATAGCAAATAACGCGCGCTTCAACTGCACGATTTCCCTGGGATTGGCTTTCTGAAGCCCGATCTTTGAGATTAAGCGTTCAAGATCGCCTACTTGCTTGATCTGGCCAATCAATTCATCCCTTAAATCGCGGTTAGCCACAAAGAAATCCACAACATTCAATCGCTCCTGGATACTCTTTTTATCTTTCAAGGGCATTACAATCCAGCGCTTAAGCAAGCGCGCTCCCATTGGACTAGATGTATGATCCAACACATCCGATAACGTCACTGCATTTTCATTCATCGAGCCAATTAGTTCCAGATTGCGAATCGTAAAACGGTCCAGCCACATATAACGGTCTTCTTCGATGCGTGAAAGCGTAGAGATATGCTGTAAGTTACGGTGCTCGGTTTCATTGAGGTAATGTAAAGCTACACCAGCAGCAACAATACCCGCAGACATACGGTCAACGCCAAATCCTTTCATTGATGAAACCTCAAAATGTTTCAATAATGTTTCAGTAGCATAGTCACCCGTGTAAGGCCATTCATCCAGAAAATAGGTGTAATACTGTGTCCCAAATTGCTCGATAAATTCCTTGCTCTGTTTTTTGGCGAGAATAATTTCCGTCGGTTTAAACCCTTGAAGCAATTTATCGATATAAGCAACGCTACCCTGAGCAACTAAAAATTCACCTGTTGAAATATCTAGAAAAGAAATCCCAATCCGTTCTTTTTCGATAAAAATTGATGCCAAATAATTATTGGACTTCTGTTGAACAATATTATCATTGTAAGAAACACCGGGGGTGACCAGTTCTGTCACGCCACGCTTAACAATTGTTTTCGTCGCCTTCGGATCCTCCAGCTGATCACAAATTGCCACCCTTTGACCAGCACGTACCAGTTTCGGAAGATAAGTTTCCAACGAATGATGCGGAAAACCAGCCAATGCCGTTTCCGATTCCGAGCCATTTCCACGCTTCGTCAAAACAATACCCAAAATCTGAGCAGCCTTAATTGCATCCTCACCAAATGTCTCGTAAAAATCGCCAACACGGAACAACAACAACGCTCCAGGATACTTAATCTTGATCGCATTGTACTGTTGCATCAATGGGGTTACTTTCTTTTCTTTTGCCAACTTTTAAACTCAATTTTTATGAAGCGTAAAAATAGGATAATAACATCGCTTTGGCAAACGATACACTCAACTTCTCAACAAAATCATTTCCATTAAACAAGAATATAAGCTAAGTTTGTAAGCGAAAAAAATTAGTCATGGCCATCAAAAGAACTGGTAAACAAAATACGTCCAGCACACAAAAAAACACCTTCAAAAAGAATTCATTTAACCCGTTGAAGTCAATAAAGTCACCCATCCTCCGTGTTGTCACACGAATAATTCTCTACTTTATCGGTATTACACTATTTTGGGTCATTAGCTTACGTTTTATCAATCCTCCAATTACTTGGCTGATGATTCAACGGGGATTTGAACTGAAAGAACAAGGAAAAGGCTTCAAATTGGAAAAAAATTGGCTGGATTACGATGAGCTGTCCGATAACCTCAAGTTAGCCGCTATTGCAGGAGAAGATGCCCATTTTATGACTCACTGGGGTTTTGACTTAAAGGGAATTCAAAATGCCATCAAAAAAAATGCACAAGGCAAAAAACTGCGCGGAGGAAGTACCATTAGCCAGCAGGTAGCGAAAAATGTATTTCTATGGCCGGGAAGATCCTGGTTGAGAAAAGGATTTGAAACCTACTTTACCGTACTTATTGAGACCTTTTGGAGTAAGAAAAGAATTCTTGAAGTTTATCTTAATGTGATTGAAATGGGACAAGGGGTCTATGGTGCTGACGCCGCGGCAGCATATTACTTTAGCAAGACAGGGAGCAATCTTTCCAAAAAGCAAGCTGCCCTAATCATAGCGATATTGCCAAATCCCAGAGAATGGGATGCACGCAACCCTTCTACGTATGTCAATAGACGCGCAAATGCAATTGCAAAATACATGCACCATTATACCATTCCTGAGTAAGCGGATAATCATCCCTTTTGCGAAGGCCCTGAAAGCGGCAAAAACGAGGCAGTGTATTAAACCGCTAAGGGCTATAGTTCAGTACTATGGCCCTTAGTTGTCATTATAATATAAATTATTTAAAAAGTCGCTTATGCCAACTGCTGTGGAAAGGTACGGCCCACGCATTTTCCATTTGATGCTCCTGTGTAATGGTATTATCAAATACTAAAGTATCGTCATTGATGATACCCTCAGCCAACAACTTTTCAAATCCATCACGGTTAACTACAGCGATCCCATGCTCCGACTTGTATGCGAACTGCATACGGTCAAATAATTGAATATTATATTTAGATTCAATGCCTTTTAAAAAGCGTACCGAACTGTCAATCGAGCAACCAGAAGCAGCGGCGATTTCCTCGTCCACTTTAAGAATCACAAAAAGCCCATCACGCAATTCCGCAGAAGCCGAAAGCGGCTTTCCATGCACTTTCCACTGTTCGGCAAAAGCCATCAATTCGTCCGAAATTTGCGTGCTTTCCTCTTGAGACAATATGCGATCAGCCTGATAAATCCAAATACGTTTCATAAATAAACTCCCTTCCTTGCTTAAATTAACCAATATAATATGGAGAAATCATCCAATAAACAATTACTCCTGTAACAGCAACATATAACCACATCGGATAAGTAATTCGAGCTAATTTCTTATGGCGTTCATAAGATCCCGATATACCGCGTACAAATGTAAAAAGTACAAAAGGAATAATAATAATAGAAAGCAGGATATGAGTGATCAGGATGAAAAAATAGATCGGTCTCCAAATGCCCTCACCTCCATACTTTGTTTCGATCGAAGTCATGTGATAGGCAACATACATCGCTAAAAATGCCAAAGAGCAAGCGATGCAGCACTTGATCAAACGTTCGTGCAACGCCTTATTCCCCCTTTTTATTGCAGCTACAGCCCAAAAAAGCAATACAGCAGTAATGCCATTTATCGTAGCATAGATCGGAGGTAAAAATGTAAGCGGCTTCACATTATAACCCAATTTCTGCAAATTCACTGTAAAAAGGATAGCGACTACTATTGGAATCACAATAGATAGTAGCCAAATCCACTTACTATACTTTTTCTCTGTGTTGAGACTCTCTCCCATGATATAATTACCTTTTTTGTTCTATAGTAGCTGGATGGTTCCGGATTTCCTCGACCAACAATAATTTAATTTCATCCTCAAGACGATCAACGTCAGTCTTCACATTGATATCGTATATTCCTCTTATCCTACCTTTGGTATCGAGCAACAGATAATTTGATCCGATTATAAATGGCTTGCTACCATCAGGGTTGACAAGCGCATCCTGTAAAAGACTTTCTTTCGCAAATCTAAAGATATCCACAGAAGGCTTCGTCACAAAAAACCAAGATTTGGTCCAGGGCTTGTAAACTTTTACATATTTTGCCAATACCTCCGGTGTATCATAAGTAGTATCAACGGTAATCGAATACAACTTAACCTTCCGATTCTGAATAAATCGATTAGCAATCTGATCAAGTCGCTTAATCATCGTCCTTGATAACGAAGCATCCCTAGAATACATCAGATGCACCACAGAAAGCGTCGTATCATTATCCAATAGATGCACCTTTTTACCATCGTAATTAACAAAATCAACCGAGGGTACGGTATGATAAATTGTGTCCATGATGTCCCGCCCCCATTTTCGATGGGTAGTGCCAGGGACTTCCTTCTTTCCAAAGATTGGCAAAGAAGCATAGCTGTTCGACCCGCTTTTATTCAGTATAAAATATAAAAATCCTGGCAGTAAAAGAATTACGGCCAGGATCAATATAGTTTTAATACCTTTCTTTTGTCCAGTATTATTATCCATTCACTTTATCTATTTATTGGGAAATAATTGATGTTCTTGAAAAACAGAAGCCAAATGCCCCCCTTCAACAAGCATCAAAACAATAAAATAAATAATAAAAATAAAGACAATTCCAACGGTAACGATAAAGCTCGATTTTTCGAATTTTAAGTGCATAAAGAATGCGACGATATAATAAGCTTTAACCAAAGTAAGTACAATATAAATGGTATTTACCAATGCACCCTTCGCTAAAATTTGCCAATGGTGTACAAAGCCCAATGCAATTAAGAACTCTAGACAAGTAAGCGCTAAAAGCACGCCAAATACTCTCCAAATGGCTTTTTTATCCATCCCACCTTCGTGAGCATGCTCTCCATGAGCGATATTATCTTGATATTGTGACATAGCTATCTAAAATTATTTATTGCGTAATTAGATTAAGTAGAAGAATGTAAAAACAAATACCCATACTAAATCCACAAAGTGCCAATACAAACCTACTTTTTCGATCATGAGGTAAGAACCACGGTTTTCAAATGTATTATTTAATGTCATACATAAGACGATGATATTTAAAATAATACCTACTGTAACGTGAAATCCGTGAAAACCAGTAATTGTAAAGAACAAGTTAGCAAATTGTAACGCGGAAGTATAGGAAATGTCGTGTGTGAAATAAGGTAATAATGCTGTTTTGATAGCATCACCTTCCAATCCAGTTGCTGGATTTTTACCAAACCAGAACCCCATGTGGTGCAAGTGGGTCCACTCAATAGCCTGACAACCAACGAAACAGATACCGCCCAAAATAGTCCACAGCATCCATTTGACTACTTCATTCTTTTGGTTACGGTGGCCTGCCTCTACCGCCAATACCATCGTTACCGAAGACATAATCAAAATAAATGTCATCAAACCGACGAATACCAATGGCTGACCATGCTCCG
The genomic region above belongs to Sphingobacterium zeae and contains:
- the mutS gene encoding DNA mismatch repair protein MutS, with translation MAKEKKVTPLMQQYNAIKIKYPGALLLFRVGDFYETFGEDAIKAAQILGIVLTKRGNGSESETALAGFPHHSLETYLPKLVRAGQRVAICDQLEDPKATKTIVKRGVTELVTPGVSYNDNIVQQKSNNYLASIFIEKERIGISFLDISTGEFLVAQGSVAYIDKLLQGFKPTEIILAKKQSKEFIEQFGTQYYTYFLDEWPYTGDYATETLLKHFEVSSMKGFGVDRMSAGIVAAGVALHYLNETEHRNLQHISTLSRIEEDRYMWLDRFTIRNLELIGSMNENAVTLSDVLDHTSSPMGARLLKRWIVMPLKDKKSIQERLNVVDFFVANRDLRDELIGQIKQVGDLERLISKIGLQKANPREIVQLKRALFAIEKLKELTDRKDANALRTISEQLDACTAIRERIELQVQAEPPVIINKGNVIADGVDAELDRLRKIAFGGKDYLLEIQKREAEITGIPSLKIAFNNVFGYYLEVTNTHKDKVPTTWIRKQTLVNAERYITEELKEYEEQILGAEEKIQALESRLYAELLISIAEYIKPIQLDAQLIAKLDVLLNFAVVAEKNYYVKPEVSESKILDIKGGRHPVIEKNLPVGEDYITNDTFLDPKTQQIIIITGPNMAGKSALLRQTGLIVLMAQIGCFVPAKEAKIGLVDKIFTRVGASDNLSSGESTFMVEMNETASIMNNLSDRSLILLDEIGRGTSTYDGISIAWAIAEFLHNHPAAKAKTLFATHYHELNELTTSLDRIKNYNVTVKEVNNKVIFLRKLVPGGSEHSFGIHVAKLAGMPQKLLNRANQILKRLEQERTGGEQIKDSMRKIQKQAYQLQMFSIDDPVLNKIRDMLNNLDVNSLTPVEALMKLDEIQRLLKH
- the mtgA gene encoding monofunctional biosynthetic peptidoglycan transglycosylase, producing the protein MAIKRTGKQNTSSTQKNTFKKNSFNPLKSIKSPILRVVTRIILYFIGITLFWVISLRFINPPITWLMIQRGFELKEQGKGFKLEKNWLDYDELSDNLKLAAIAGEDAHFMTHWGFDLKGIQNAIKKNAQGKKLRGGSTISQQVAKNVFLWPGRSWLRKGFETYFTVLIETFWSKKRILEVYLNVIEMGQGVYGADAAAAYYFSKTGSNLSKKQAALIIAILPNPREWDARNPSTYVNRRANAIAKYMHHYTIPE
- a CDS encoding ABC transporter ATPase, translated to MKRIWIYQADRILSQEESTQISDELMAFAEQWKVHGKPLSASAELRDGLFVILKVDEEIAAASGCSIDSSVRFLKGIESKYNIQLFDRMQFAYKSEHGIAVVNRDGFEKLLAEGIINDDTLVFDNTITQEHQMENAWAVPFHSSWHKRLFK
- a CDS encoding DUF420 domain-containing protein — its product is MGESLNTEKKYSKWIWLLSIVIPIVVAILFTVNLQKLGYNVKPLTFLPPIYATINGITAVLLFWAVAAIKRGNKALHERLIKCCIACSLAFLAMYVAYHMTSIETKYGGEGIWRPIYFFILITHILLSIIIIPFVLFTFVRGISGSYERHKKLARITYPMWLYVAVTGVIVYWMISPYYIG
- a CDS encoding SCO family protein, which encodes MDNNTGQKKGIKTILILAVILLLPGFLYFILNKSGSNSYASLPIFGKKEVPGTTHRKWGRDIMDTIYHTVPSVDFVNYDGKKVHLLDNDTTLSVVHLMYSRDASLSRTMIKRLDQIANRFIQNRKVKLYSITVDTTYDTPEVLAKYVKVYKPWTKSWFFVTKPSVDIFRFAKESLLQDALVNPDGSKPFIIGSNYLLLDTKGRIRGIYDINVKTDVDRLEDEIKLLLVEEIRNHPATIEQKR
- a CDS encoding cytochrome C oxidase subunit IV family protein; the encoded protein is MSQYQDNIAHGEHAHEGGMDKKAIWRVFGVLLALTCLEFLIALGFVHHWQILAKGALVNTIYIVLTLVKAYYIVAFFMHLKFEKSSFIVTVGIVFIFIIYFIVLMLVEGGHLASVFQEHQLFPNK
- a CDS encoding cytochrome c oxidase subunit 3, whose product is MSTTVSQLDKVKTGPWNGGKSPWNLEYGKIMMWFFLVGDAFTFSAFLVYYGAQRFSHPTWPDPDKIFQSIPGIAEHGQPLVFVGLMTFILIMSSVTMVLAVEAGHRNQKNEVVKWMLWTILGGICFVGCQAIEWTHLHHMGFWFGKNPATGLEGDAIKTALLPYFTHDISYTSALQFANLFFTITGFHGFHVTVGIILNIIVLCMTLNNTFENRGSYLMIEKVGLYWHFVDLVWVFVFTFFYLI